The following coding sequences are from one Photobacterium angustum window:
- a CDS encoding RecQ family ATP-dependent DNA helicase: MYHQTLKKYFGFDSLRTGQEEVITRVLDGHSAAAIFPTGSGKSLCYQLPAIELPHLTLVISPLLALMKDQLDFLASKGIPAASIDSSQTWQQTQQVMQNIRQGEIKVLMISVERLKNERFRHFISQVPISLLVVDEAHCISEWGHNFRPDYLKLPYYQQSLNIPQVLLLTATATPAVINDMQDKFNIAKDDIVVTGFYRKNLDLSILAAQDDEKLDVLQQQLIAQPNTPSIVYVTLQHTAEEIAATLTSNHIPAQAYHAGMDADRRQHIQQQFMVGEINCIVATIAFGMGIDKSDIRQVIHFDLPKSIENYSQEIGRAGRDGENSTCTVIANKSGLNVLQNFIYGDTPDRSSIATVLNEIKAQSQQWEVMNNRLSKDANIRLLPLKTLLVYLEIRQIIEPQYTYFADYRYKLNINQHEILSHFNNERRQFVEAIFACSTKARVWNTLDMDALWQGYNADRKRVVAAIDYFNEKGWITLESKQMTDVYAIKNHHFDIGVESEALYQLFQQKEHSEIKRINSMIDFFESKTCLSYQLARYFADHHAPEHCNHCSVCRGKSITLPPLPTLPEVSDQVLTQWCDQFINACDIAPSVAAITRFLNGMTTPLTTKIKAKQFDGFGQLEAYPFEQTFAHITRLYG; this comes from the coding sequence ATGTATCATCAAACACTTAAAAAATATTTTGGTTTTGATTCTCTTAGAACAGGTCAGGAAGAAGTCATTACTCGTGTTCTTGATGGCCATTCTGCAGCCGCTATTTTTCCTACTGGCTCGGGTAAATCACTGTGTTACCAGCTCCCAGCGATTGAACTACCACACTTAACACTCGTGATCTCACCACTCTTAGCATTAATGAAAGATCAGCTTGATTTCCTTGCATCAAAAGGTATTCCCGCAGCATCTATCGACTCAAGCCAAACTTGGCAACAGACTCAGCAAGTTATGCAGAATATTCGCCAAGGCGAAATTAAAGTATTAATGATCTCTGTTGAACGATTGAAAAATGAGCGCTTTAGACATTTTATCAGTCAAGTCCCTATCTCATTACTCGTCGTTGATGAAGCTCACTGTATTTCGGAGTGGGGGCACAATTTCAGACCCGATTACCTGAAATTACCTTATTACCAACAGTCTTTAAATATTCCACAAGTATTACTACTAACAGCCACGGCGACGCCAGCTGTTATTAATGATATGCAAGATAAATTCAATATTGCAAAAGATGATATCGTCGTAACAGGTTTCTATCGCAAGAATCTTGATCTCTCTATTTTGGCAGCCCAAGATGATGAAAAATTGGATGTACTACAGCAACAATTGATAGCACAGCCCAATACACCATCTATTGTTTACGTCACTTTACAGCATACTGCAGAAGAGATTGCGGCAACTCTCACAAGTAATCATATTCCCGCTCAAGCTTACCATGCAGGTATGGATGCCGATCGCCGCCAGCATATACAACAACAGTTTATGGTAGGAGAAATCAATTGCATTGTTGCCACCATCGCCTTTGGCATGGGGATCGACAAATCTGATATTCGCCAAGTGATCCACTTCGATCTACCAAAATCGATTGAAAACTATAGTCAGGAAATAGGCCGCGCTGGTCGTGATGGTGAAAACTCAACCTGTACAGTCATTGCAAATAAATCAGGTCTAAATGTGCTACAAAATTTCATTTATGGAGATACGCCTGATCGCAGTTCGATAGCGACCGTATTAAATGAAATCAAAGCACAATCACAACAGTGGGAAGTAATGAATAATCGGCTATCAAAAGACGCCAATATTCGATTATTGCCTTTAAAAACACTATTGGTCTATTTAGAGATTCGCCAGATCATTGAGCCTCAATATACTTATTTTGCTGATTACCGTTACAAGCTCAACATTAACCAGCATGAAATTTTATCGCATTTTAATAATGAGCGTCGCCAGTTCGTCGAAGCAATTTTTGCTTGTTCAACAAAGGCAAGAGTATGGAACACACTGGATATGGACGCATTATGGCAAGGCTATAATGCAGATAGAAAACGTGTTGTTGCTGCGATTGACTATTTTAATGAAAAAGGTTGGATCACTTTAGAAAGCAAACAAATGACTGACGTATATGCTATCAAAAATCATCACTTTGATATCGGTGTTGAGAGTGAGGCGCTGTATCAACTGTTCCAACAAAAAGAGCATAGTGAAATAAAACGTATCAATAGTATGATTGATTTTTTTGAAAGCAAAACCTGTTTAAGTTATCAATTAGCGCGTTATTTTGCTGATCATCATGCTCCTGAACATTGTAACCATTGCTCTGTTTGTCGAGGAAAAAGTATCACATTGCCACCATTACCGACACTACCAGAGGTTTCCGATCAAGTTTTAACCCAATGGTGCGATCAATTCATCAATGCATGTGATATTGCACCATCTGTTGCTGCTATTACACGATTTTTAAATGGTATGACAACACCATTAACCACCAAGATAAAAGCCAAGCAATTTGATGGTTTTGGTCAACTTGAAGCGTACCCCTTTGAGCAAACTTTTGCTCACATTACACGCTTATATGGCTAA
- a CDS encoding TIGR00645 family protein, which produces MEKLFERMMYGSRWLMAPIYFGLSFVLLALSVKFFQEIFDVIPVIITMKSMDLVLIILSLVDIALVGGLVVMVMFSGYENFVSRLDLDDHDDKLGWLGKLDASSLKNKVSASIVAISSIHLLKIFMNIENIDNSKLLWYLLIHITFVLSAFAMGYLDKITKH; this is translated from the coding sequence ATGGAAAAACTATTTGAACGAATGATGTATGGGTCACGTTGGTTAATGGCACCTATCTACTTCGGTCTCAGCTTTGTGTTATTAGCCCTTTCAGTCAAATTCTTTCAAGAGATCTTTGATGTAATTCCAGTCATTATAACAATGAAAAGTATGGACTTAGTCCTGATTATTCTTTCGCTTGTTGATATTGCTCTTGTTGGCGGACTCGTTGTTATGGTGATGTTTTCAGGCTATGAAAATTTCGTTTCACGCCTAGATCTCGATGATCATGACGACAAATTAGGCTGGCTAGGTAAACTTGATGCAAGCTCATTAAAAAATAAAGTATCAGCCTCTATTGTTGCAATATCGTCAATTCATTTATTAAAGATATTTATGAATATAGAAAATATTGATAACTCAAAATTACTATGGTACTTGCTCATTCATATTACCTTTGTGTTATCTGCTTTTGCTATGGGATATCTTGATAAAATAACCAAACACTAA
- a CDS encoding phospholipase A, with translation MTQFAWQPIRYPLLLSTLLIGCTFFSSNVLAEDVINNSLDYSSSNNLLLQQYKDNYVLPFYYTQKPNYPEYQSVIPEDGKLSKYNVNFQISLKYLLASGILNRNDKLYVAYTQRSNWQAYASSAYFRDTEYEPSIFWTLPEKAENNALGYAGTTLGLVHESNGRGGEQERSWNRAFADFTFEHNNYTLSIKPWLRLDFGAKDYNKDITNYMGYGRVSMNWSVDSNNLISLTVRNALESGFSRGYERITWSFPIYKRLRGYMMLESGYGISISDYNHYDNAGGIGFSF, from the coding sequence ATGACGCAATTTGCATGGCAACCAATTAGATACCCTTTACTTCTTTCTACTTTACTAATTGGCTGTACTTTTTTCTCCAGTAATGTTTTAGCTGAAGACGTTATTAATAACTCATTAGATTACTCAAGCTCAAATAATCTATTGCTTCAGCAGTACAAAGACAATTACGTTCTACCCTTTTACTACACTCAAAAACCTAACTATCCAGAATACCAATCGGTTATTCCTGAAGACGGTAAATTAAGTAAGTACAACGTTAACTTTCAGATCAGCCTTAAGTACCTTTTGGCATCAGGTATTTTAAATCGAAATGACAAGCTATATGTTGCTTATACACAGCGTTCAAATTGGCAAGCGTATGCTTCATCAGCCTATTTTAGAGATACTGAATATGAGCCATCTATTTTTTGGACTCTACCGGAAAAGGCCGAAAATAATGCTTTGGGTTATGCTGGAACAACTCTTGGTCTCGTCCATGAATCGAATGGTAGAGGCGGTGAACAAGAAAGAAGTTGGAATCGTGCATTTGCTGATTTTACATTCGAACATAACAACTACACATTAAGTATCAAACCATGGCTACGTCTCGACTTTGGTGCAAAAGATTACAATAAAGATATTACCAACTACATGGGATACGGACGTGTCAGCATGAACTGGTCTGTTGATAGTAATAATCTTATTTCATTAACCGTACGTAACGCTTTGGAAAGTGGATTTTCACGTGGTTATGAGCGCATTACATGGAGTTTCCCAATCTATAAGCGCCTTCGTGGATATATGATGTTAGAAAGTGGTTACGGTATTTCGATCTCTGACTACAACCATTACGATAATGCAGGCGGTATCGGTTTTTCTTTTTAA
- a CDS encoding efflux RND transporter permease subunit yields the protein MDIARYTIAKRTSVWVIIALILIGGYISYLKLGRFEDPEFVIRQAVIVTPYSGATAQEVSDEVTDVIEGAVQSLQELKEVKSVSKQGMSEVTVEIKLEFSKDQAALQQVWDKLRRKVVDAQRLLPPGAEPSIVNDDFSDVYALFFAVTGEGFTDKQIQDYVDSLRRELVLVPGVAKTATLAEQQEGIFVEITSERLANYGLSVDNVLSVLQKQNIVNVAGSLTSNGMRLPVIPTPNVNSFEDLRNLQIGIGDNHTVLRLKDIADVSRGYQEPTSMLMRFNGERAIGFGISNVTGGNVVDMGDAVKARIAELENQRPLGMDLHIISMQSDSVRDSVTNFIDNLIAAVVIVFIVLLLFMGIRSGVIIGFVLLLTVAGTLCIMLIDDIAMQRISLGALIIALGMLVDNAIVVTDSILVRLQNNEDRNVVIPEVVNATKWPLLGGTVVGICAFSAIGLSPSDMGEYAGSLFWVILYSMLLSWVFAVTVTPLLCHQFLKVKIKQQDSKPSKIVESYKALLTWVLSHRKITGLMLLATLVSAIWGMKFVPPGFMPESQRAQFVVDVYLPQGTDITNTEKTIARIEQDITNKEGIGNISSFIGGGGLRFMLTYAPEARNPSYGQLLIDIDDYRNIAPLLVDLQTELDNKYPEASIKVWKFMLGRGGGKKIEAGFQGPDSRVLRDLAEQAKAIMLSDPNLIAVQDDWRQQVPVIKPVYSTEKAQRYGLTNQEISQAIAQTLSGRTVGVYREGSDLIPIVVRAPESERTHERAIENTEVHSRMVNGPIPVSQLIESVNVAWEDAILRRINRIPTILVQADPAPGVLTADAFNELRGKIEAIELPPGYKLTWYGEYKASKDANEGLAISAPYGFAAMILSVIFMFNALKQPLIIWLTAPLAIIGVTIGLVIFQTPFEFMAILGFLSLIGMMVKNAIVLVDQTDVEIKEGKTPYQAIIDSALSRARPVLLGALTTILGVAPLLVDPFFKSMAVTIMFGLLFATILTLVIIPLLYAVLFKVEIEPHQ from the coding sequence ATGGATATCGCTCGCTATACTATCGCTAAACGAACGAGTGTTTGGGTGATCATTGCACTGATCTTAATTGGTGGTTACATCAGTTACTTAAAGCTAGGTCGTTTTGAAGATCCTGAATTTGTGATCCGCCAAGCCGTCATTGTTACTCCGTATTCAGGTGCAACAGCACAAGAAGTTTCTGACGAAGTCACAGATGTCATTGAAGGTGCGGTGCAATCTTTACAGGAACTAAAAGAAGTTAAGTCCGTTTCCAAACAAGGGATGTCAGAAGTTACTGTTGAGATAAAGCTTGAATTTTCAAAAGATCAGGCGGCACTTCAACAGGTTTGGGATAAGCTACGTCGTAAAGTTGTTGATGCCCAACGACTTCTCCCTCCTGGTGCTGAGCCATCAATCGTAAACGATGACTTTTCTGATGTTTATGCGCTATTTTTCGCAGTAACGGGTGAAGGTTTTACCGATAAGCAAATACAAGACTACGTTGATTCACTGCGCCGTGAACTTGTATTGGTACCTGGGGTTGCTAAAACGGCAACGTTGGCAGAACAACAAGAAGGTATTTTTGTTGAGATCACCAGTGAGCGCTTAGCTAATTATGGTTTGTCAGTTGATAACGTTTTATCAGTATTACAAAAACAAAATATTGTTAATGTTGCAGGAAGTCTGACATCTAATGGTATGCGTTTACCTGTTATTCCAACACCTAACGTTAATTCATTTGAAGATTTACGTAACCTTCAAATTGGTATTGGTGATAACCATACTGTTTTACGTTTAAAAGACATTGCCGATGTTAGCCGAGGTTATCAAGAACCCACTAGCATGCTAATGCGCTTTAATGGTGAACGTGCTATTGGCTTTGGTATTTCCAATGTCACTGGTGGTAACGTGGTTGATATGGGTGATGCGGTTAAAGCACGTATTGCTGAACTTGAAAACCAACGTCCGCTGGGTATGGATCTTCATATTATTTCAATGCAATCAGACTCTGTTCGTGATTCGGTAACGAATTTTATCGATAACTTGATTGCTGCTGTGGTGATTGTTTTCATCGTTTTACTGCTATTTATGGGTATTCGATCTGGCGTGATTATTGGCTTTGTATTACTTCTAACAGTGGCCGGTACTCTATGCATCATGTTAATTGATGACATCGCAATGCAACGAATTTCGTTAGGTGCGCTAATCATCGCATTAGGCATGTTAGTAGATAATGCCATTGTGGTAACTGACAGTATTCTGGTACGCCTCCAAAACAATGAAGATCGTAATGTCGTTATTCCAGAGGTCGTCAATGCAACTAAATGGCCGCTTTTAGGCGGTACTGTTGTGGGTATTTGTGCTTTCAGTGCGATTGGCTTATCACCGTCAGATATGGGTGAATATGCTGGTTCACTATTTTGGGTGATCTTATACTCTATGCTACTTAGCTGGGTCTTTGCTGTTACCGTAACACCGTTACTGTGCCATCAGTTCTTAAAAGTTAAGATCAAGCAACAAGATAGTAAGCCAAGTAAAATTGTAGAAAGCTACAAAGCTTTATTAACCTGGGTGTTATCACACCGTAAAATAACGGGATTAATGCTACTGGCAACACTGGTTAGCGCTATTTGGGGTATGAAATTTGTACCACCGGGCTTTATGCCAGAATCACAACGAGCGCAATTTGTTGTTGATGTCTACCTTCCTCAGGGAACAGACATCACCAATACAGAAAAAACAATCGCTAGGATTGAACAAGATATTACCAATAAAGAAGGTATCGGAAATATCTCAAGCTTCATTGGTGGCGGTGGCTTACGCTTTATGCTGACTTATGCACCAGAAGCACGCAATCCAAGTTATGGTCAATTACTGATTGATATTGATGATTACCGTAACATAGCCCCATTACTTGTTGATTTACAAACTGAGCTTGATAATAAATATCCTGAAGCCTCAATCAAAGTATGGAAGTTCATGCTAGGTCGTGGGGGTGGTAAAAAAATTGAAGCCGGTTTCCAAGGTCCTGACAGTAGAGTCCTACGTGATCTTGCTGAACAAGCGAAGGCTATTATGCTATCGGATCCAAACTTGATCGCTGTTCAAGATGATTGGCGTCAACAAGTACCTGTTATTAAACCTGTTTATTCAACAGAAAAAGCGCAGCGTTATGGATTAACTAATCAGGAAATTAGCCAAGCAATTGCACAAACGTTATCAGGTCGAACAGTTGGTGTTTATCGTGAAGGGAGTGACTTAATTCCAATTGTCGTTCGTGCACCAGAAAGTGAGCGTACCCATGAACGTGCTATTGAAAACACAGAAGTACATAGCCGTATGGTAAATGGACCTATCCCTGTTAGCCAATTAATTGAGTCTGTTAATGTCGCTTGGGAAGATGCCATCTTACGTCGAATTAACCGCATACCAACGATTTTAGTTCAGGCTGATCCTGCTCCTGGCGTACTGACTGCCGATGCATTTAATGAACTACGAGGAAAAATCGAAGCTATCGAGTTACCACCAGGTTATAAATTGACATGGTACGGTGAATACAAAGCATCAAAAGACGCAAATGAAGGACTCGCGATTTCTGCACCTTATGGTTTTGCCGCGATGATTTTATCCGTGATCTTTATGTTTAACGCATTAAAGCAACCATTGATTATTTGGTTAACAGCGCCATTAGCTATTATTGGCGTTACCATTGGTCTGGTTATTTTCCAAACACCTTTCGAGTTTATGGCAATTCTTGGTTTCCTAAGCTTAATTGGTATGATGGTTAAAAATGCGATTGTTCTAGTTGACCAAACAGATGTGGAAATAAAAGAAGGGAAAACACCTTACCAAGCAATTATTGATTCAGCCTTAAGTCGTGCACGCCCAGTTTTACTTGGCGCATTGACCACAATCTTAGGCGTTGCTCCTTTACTTGTTGATCCTTTCTTCAAGAGTATGGCAGTAACAATCATGTTTGGTTTATTGTTTGCAACCATTTTAACTTTAGTGATTATTCCACTACTTTATGCAGTACTGTTTAAAGTGGAAATCGAACCACACCAGTAA
- a CDS encoding efflux RND transporter periplasmic adaptor subunit — protein MKTQSAMSKMASFSFSKLAVSLSIALVVLSGCGGKEQEEQVQEPIISPALTEVVKPKANTNLSFNGVIRSAQRADLSFQVTGRVNHIFVNEGDRVTKGQLLAKLDPKDAQTIFAAAQLELTDASKAYQRGKAIYESSQAISKSDLDKLIVRYNLAQNRVKEAKNKLNYTQLIAPFSGIIGRKLIDNHVQIQANNPVLTLHNIDDLEVVINITDSVMLAGMTCSEAVAELNNNSAQLLPLSLRTYSTQADPITQTFSVVLSINDDKGLNLLPGMPVKVSPNLALCPQENRNPIIVPLASVVPDNKSKQFVWVVNKDNSVSKRYITVGSVNKNCITVLNGLTVGERIVIAGVSKLKPGMEVRPYTDNTKNGA, from the coding sequence GTGAAAACTCAATCAGCAATGTCTAAAATGGCATCATTCTCATTTAGTAAACTCGCAGTGAGTTTATCGATCGCGCTTGTCGTACTGTCAGGTTGTGGCGGTAAAGAACAAGAAGAACAAGTTCAAGAACCCATCATTAGCCCTGCGCTTACTGAAGTTGTAAAGCCCAAAGCAAATACTAATTTGAGCTTTAACGGTGTCATTCGCTCTGCGCAACGCGCCGATTTATCGTTTCAAGTCACTGGTCGAGTAAACCATATTTTTGTTAACGAAGGTGACCGTGTTACTAAAGGTCAGCTATTAGCAAAACTTGATCCTAAAGATGCACAAACTATTTTTGCTGCCGCGCAGCTTGAATTAACCGATGCAAGTAAAGCCTACCAACGTGGTAAAGCCATTTATGAAAGCAGCCAAGCAATTTCTAAAAGTGATTTAGATAAGCTTATTGTGCGTTATAACTTGGCACAGAACCGGGTTAAAGAAGCGAAAAACAAGTTAAATTATACCCAGTTAATTGCCCCGTTTAGTGGCATTATTGGGCGTAAGTTAATTGATAATCACGTTCAAATTCAGGCTAATAATCCTGTATTAACATTACATAATATTGATGACTTAGAAGTGGTTATTAATATTACAGACAGTGTCATGCTTGCAGGAATGACATGTAGCGAAGCCGTTGCAGAGTTAAATAATAACTCAGCGCAATTATTGCCTTTGAGTTTGCGTACTTACTCAACCCAAGCCGATCCGATCACACAAACCTTCTCTGTTGTGCTCAGTATTAACGACGACAAAGGGTTAAATCTCTTACCGGGTATGCCCGTTAAGGTTTCTCCAAACCTAGCATTGTGTCCACAAGAAAACCGAAACCCAATTATTGTTCCATTGGCATCTGTCGTTCCTGATAACAAGAGCAAACAATTTGTGTGGGTGGTGAATAAAGACAATTCGGTATCAAAACGCTACATCACAGTGGGTAGTGTCAACAAAAACTGCATTACTGTACTAAATGGCCTTACGGTTGGTGAACGTATTGTCATTGCGGGTGTGTCTAAATTGAAGCCGGGTATGGAAGTACGTCCATACACTGATAACACAAAAAATGGAGCGTAA
- a CDS encoding TetR/AcrR family transcriptional regulator — MKQTERKHLAIIAAAKAEFIEHGFIAANMDRISQVAEVSKRTLYRHFDSKEALFISVLKIIQDSVNENVQYHFDPQTPLKTQLIEITRREVDILYHTYGISLSRIIVMEFIRQPELAKNLVKDLYSTSAIADWFKLAIEEKAIVDKDVALLTNIYMSLFQGLFFWPQVMELAPPCEGIQVEENINTVVDVFLNSFAITK; from the coding sequence ATGAAGCAAACGGAACGTAAGCATTTAGCAATTATTGCGGCAGCAAAGGCAGAATTTATCGAACATGGGTTTATTGCTGCGAATATGGATAGGATTTCACAGGTTGCTGAAGTATCAAAACGGACCTTATATCGTCATTTTGATAGTAAAGAGGCGTTATTTATTTCAGTACTTAAGATAATTCAAGACTCAGTGAATGAAAATGTGCAATACCATTTTGATCCGCAAACGCCATTAAAAACACAGTTAATTGAAATTACACGTCGTGAAGTCGATATCTTGTACCATACATATGGTATTTCTCTTTCTCGTATTATTGTGATGGAATTTATTCGCCAGCCAGAATTAGCTAAAAATTTAGTGAAAGATTTGTATAGCACTAGTGCAATTGCTGATTGGTTTAAATTGGCGATTGAAGAAAAAGCAATTGTTGATAAAGATGTCGCTTTGTTAACAAATATCTATATGAGTTTATTCCAAGGTTTATTTTTCTGGCCTCAAGTCATGGAATTAGCGCCACCTTGTGAAGGTATTCAAGTAGAAGAAAATATTAATACTGTTGTTGATGTATTTTTGAATTCGTTTGCTATTACCAAGTAA
- a CDS encoding YgiW/YdeI family stress tolerance OB fold protein: MKKLLVVSAFLLASTSAFAATTAAPAQPVQGGFTGPSATPVIKTISQVKDAQDDAAVELTGYITTSLGDDDYMFKDNTGEIKIEIDHKDWNGVNATPTTKLKIRGEVDKDWSERTIDVNAVALAN, from the coding sequence ATGAAAAAATTATTAGTTGTTTCTGCTTTTCTTCTTGCATCAACATCAGCGTTTGCTGCAACTACTGCTGCACCGGCGCAACCTGTTCAAGGAGGGTTCACAGGCCCTTCAGCAACACCTGTTATTAAGACAATTAGCCAAGTTAAAGATGCGCAAGATGATGCAGCTGTTGAATTAACAGGTTACATCACAACTTCACTGGGTGATGACGATTACATGTTTAAAGACAATACTGGTGAAATCAAAATTGAAATCGATCATAAAGATTGGAACGGCGTGAATGCAACACCAACAACAAAACTTAAGATCCGTGGTGAAGTAGACAAAGATTGGTCTGAGCGTACGATTGATGTAAATGCTGTTGCTTTAGCTAACTAA
- the yidA gene encoding sugar-phosphatase, which produces MYKLVALDMDGTLLSSDGTISQENKAAISAAREQGVSIVLASGRPLEGMTWALNELDMTGSNDFVLSYNASLVQRVSNKEVIRSETLTGLDAKNIASLAHDLGVHVHAFTRRQGLITPENNYYTDHEAKINGLAITIEDFATLENDEEVMKVMIIDEPDRLSAAIAQLPKALYQSYTIVQSAPFFLEFMNPNSNKGVGVEALAEYLDIKQSEVICMGDAGNDHHMIEYAGLGVAMGNATEETKAIANFITDTNNNAGVAKVIQQFILDK; this is translated from the coding sequence ATGTATAAATTAGTTGCACTTGATATGGACGGTACTCTTCTGAGTTCTGACGGTACTATTTCCCAAGAAAATAAGGCTGCAATTTCAGCGGCTCGTGAACAAGGGGTATCGATTGTATTAGCATCAGGGCGCCCTTTAGAAGGAATGACATGGGCGCTAAACGAATTAGACATGACAGGCAGCAACGACTTTGTTTTAAGTTACAACGCTTCACTCGTTCAACGTGTTTCTAATAAAGAAGTTATTCGCAGTGAAACACTAACGGGATTAGACGCTAAAAATATAGCCTCACTAGCTCATGATCTTGGTGTTCATGTTCATGCATTTACTCGTCGCCAAGGTCTAATTACGCCAGAAAATAACTATTACACTGATCATGAAGCAAAAATTAATGGTCTGGCAATTACTATTGAAGACTTTGCAACACTAGAAAATGACGAAGAAGTAATGAAAGTGATGATAATCGATGAACCTGATCGCTTATCAGCCGCTATTGCTCAATTACCAAAAGCGCTTTATCAATCCTACACGATTGTACAAAGTGCTCCCTTCTTTCTTGAATTTATGAATCCAAATAGTAATAAAGGCGTGGGCGTTGAAGCACTAGCAGAATACTTAGACATCAAACAAAGTGAAGTTATTTGTATGGGGGATGCCGGCAATGATCACCATATGATTGAGTATGCTGGTCTTGGTGTTGCAATGGGAAATGCAACAGAAGAAACGAAGGCCATCGCTAATTTTATTACTGACACTAACAACAATGCAGGTGTTGCCAAAGTTATTCAGCAATTTATTTTAGATAAATAA
- a CDS encoding ABC transporter substrate-binding protein encodes MRKLLAATVLLSAMSATQVHASECGKVTIADMNWNSATLLANVDSFILQHGYGCETDLVPGDTMPTGTSMVEKGEPDIAPEFWSNSMKAALDRGVEEGRILYAGTSFSDGGEEGFWVPEYMVKKDPSLATIEGIKKNAKLFTHPEDPEKSAFYNCPAGWNCQISAGNLFEALKLEDAGFDLIDPGSGAGLSGSIAKAYERGEAWFGYYWAPTAVLGKYKMVKVDFGSGVDAKYFKECLTKPECVDPKASMYPPSEVDTVITTSFAKRAPEAVKYLGQRSFTNAQMNSLLAWMEDNQADGETVMEEILTNHEDIWVKWVSPEVADKVRGALADL; translated from the coding sequence ATGCGAAAGCTTCTGGCTGCGACGGTATTGCTATCAGCAATGTCAGCAACTCAAGTTCATGCAAGTGAATGTGGAAAAGTCACTATTGCTGATATGAATTGGAACTCAGCAACATTATTAGCCAACGTCGACAGTTTTATTTTACAACATGGGTACGGTTGTGAAACAGATCTTGTTCCTGGCGATACGATGCCGACAGGTACATCAATGGTAGAAAAGGGCGAACCGGATATTGCACCTGAATTTTGGAGTAATTCGATGAAAGCCGCGTTAGATCGTGGTGTTGAAGAAGGGCGTATCCTATATGCTGGTACGAGCTTCTCTGATGGCGGTGAAGAAGGTTTTTGGGTTCCAGAATACATGGTGAAAAAAGATCCAAGCCTAGCGACTATTGAGGGCATTAAAAAGAATGCCAAACTTTTCACTCATCCAGAAGATCCTGAAAAATCAGCATTTTATAATTGTCCAGCAGGTTGGAATTGTCAGATTTCTGCTGGTAACCTTTTCGAAGCACTAAAACTTGAAGATGCAGGATTTGACCTTATTGATCCAGGTTCAGGTGCAGGTCTTTCAGGTTCAATTGCTAAAGCTTACGAGCGTGGTGAAGCGTGGTTTGGTTATTACTGGGCACCGACAGCGGTGTTAGGTAAGTACAAAATGGTAAAAGTAGACTTTGGCTCAGGTGTTGATGCGAAATACTTTAAAGAGTGTTTAACCAAACCTGAGTGTGTTGATCCGAAAGCTTCTATGTACCCACCGTCAGAAGTAGATACCGTTATTACTACCTCTTTTGCTAAGCGTGCACCTGAAGCGGTGAAATACTTAGGTCAACGCTCTTTTACTAATGCACAAATGAATAGCCTTTTAGCGTGGATGGAAGACAACCAAGCTGATGGTGAAACGGTAATGGAAGAGATTTTAACGAATCACGAAGATATTTGGGTGAAGTGGGTTTCTCCTGAAGTTGCAGATAAAGTACGTGGTGCTTTAGCTGATTTGTAA